A window of Halalkalibacillus sediminis contains these coding sequences:
- a CDS encoding PTS sugar transporter subunit IIA yields the protein MSLAELLKQEHVLLGLPSETKEDTINKMVEKMQETGVVTEPETFKEAVNAREVEGSTGIGYAVAIPHGKSTGVAEASLAFARLANEVDWQSLDGNPVSYVFLIAIPEEQAGKEHLQILSQLSRKLMHEEFRAKLAEAEDSKELIAALEE from the coding sequence ATGAGCTTAGCAGAATTACTGAAACAAGAACACGTTTTACTTGGATTGCCTAGTGAAACGAAAGAGGATACAATTAATAAGATGGTTGAAAAAATGCAAGAAACAGGAGTCGTGACTGAGCCTGAAACATTCAAAGAAGCAGTCAACGCTCGTGAGGTTGAAGGATCAACTGGAATTGGATACGCTGTTGCAATTCCACACGGAAAATCAACAGGAGTAGCTGAAGCATCTTTAGCATTTGCGCGCTTGGCAAATGAAGTGGATTGGCAATCACTCGACGGCAATCCGGTTTCATATGTATTCTTAATAGCGATTCCAGAAGAACAAGCAGGAAAAGAACACTTGCAAATCCTTTCACAACTATCAAGAAAATTAATGCATGAAGAGTTCAGAGCAAAATTAGCAGAAGCTGAAGATAGTAAAGAACTCATCGCAGCATTAGAAGAGTAA
- a CDS encoding LuxR C-terminal-related transcriptional regulator: MIKVVFVDDHEMVRIGVSSYLSAQEDIDVIGEADNGEDGVRLALDLRPDIILMDLVMEGVNGVEATKRILNEWPEAKIVIITSFLDDDKLYPALEAGATSYLLKTSKAKDIAEAIRATHQGQSILEPEVTGKLMNRMRTPTEEPLHDSLTQREKEVLMLIAQGKSNQEIADELFIALKTVKVHVSNVLSKLEVHDRTQAVVYAFKHDIV; this comes from the coding sequence TTGATTAAAGTTGTTTTTGTCGATGATCATGAAATGGTACGGATTGGTGTATCTTCATATTTGTCAGCTCAAGAAGATATTGACGTAATAGGCGAAGCGGATAACGGTGAGGACGGTGTGCGTTTGGCACTAGATCTCCGCCCCGATATTATACTGATGGACCTCGTAATGGAGGGCGTCAATGGAGTCGAGGCCACAAAGCGAATTCTAAATGAATGGCCCGAAGCAAAAATAGTCATCATCACAAGCTTCTTGGACGATGATAAATTATATCCAGCCCTCGAAGCAGGGGCAACCAGCTATTTATTAAAAACATCCAAGGCAAAAGATATTGCTGAAGCCATCCGAGCAACCCACCAAGGTCAATCAATTCTAGAGCCAGAAGTAACAGGAAAACTGATGAACCGGATGCGCACACCTACAGAAGAACCTCTTCACGATTCTCTGACACAAAGGGAAAAAGAAGTCTTGATGTTGATCGCCCAAGGCAAATCCAATCAAGAAATCGCTGATGAATTATTTATTGCTCTTAAAACGGTGAAAGTCCATGTCAGTAATGTTCTCTCAAAGCTCGAGGTTCACGACCGGACACAGGCAGTCGTATATGCGTTCAAACATGACATCGTCTAA
- a CDS encoding HPr family phosphocarrier protein, whose protein sequence is MAKVDIEVTNQTGLHARPAQQLVQEANKFTSDIKIVKGDKEADAKSILGVMTLGVEPGTTITLTADGDDEDEALEKLTNLIKNNFNE, encoded by the coding sequence ATGGCAAAAGTAGATATTGAAGTAACAAACCAAACAGGTCTTCATGCGCGACCAGCACAACAACTCGTGCAAGAAGCGAACAAATTCACATCTGACATCAAAATCGTCAAAGGTGATAAAGAAGCTGATGCCAAAAGTATTCTTGGCGTCATGACTCTTGGTGTAGAACCAGGTACGACAATCACTTTGACAGCAGATGGCGATGATGAAGACGAAGCACTAGAAAAATTAACGAATTTGATTAAAAATAACTTTAATGAGTAG
- a CDS encoding sigma-70 family RNA polymerase sigma factor, whose translation MNDVTGEELYTDDFEKVLVEYKKMIHHVIHKLNIKDPHGDFYQEGMVALWEAHGKYADFDTFPKLAYITIRSRLIDTIRKSRRIQENETASEMNEDEGAWDGRLEGFDPEFWQVVRNALTDKQWIFVGKRLIEGKSYKEIAFEGDVTVDAVKGWGKEVKRKLKPVLTDFL comes from the coding sequence ATGAATGATGTTACGGGGGAAGAATTATATACAGATGATTTCGAGAAGGTGTTAGTTGAATATAAAAAGATGATTCATCATGTCATTCATAAGTTGAATATCAAGGATCCTCATGGTGATTTCTATCAGGAGGGCATGGTGGCGTTATGGGAGGCACATGGGAAGTATGCGGATTTCGACACGTTTCCAAAGCTTGCATACATTACGATCCGGAGTCGATTGATCGATACAATCCGCAAGAGTCGACGCATCCAAGAGAATGAGACGGCTTCGGAAATGAACGAGGATGAGGGTGCATGGGATGGACGTCTTGAAGGTTTCGACCCTGAGTTCTGGCAGGTGGTTCGTAATGCCCTGACAGATAAGCAGTGGATATTCGTCGGAAAGCGCCTGATCGAAGGTAAGTCCTATAAGGAAATTGCTTTTGAAGGGGATGTAACTGTGGATGCGGTAAAGGGCTGGGGCAAGGAAGTCAAGCGGAAACTCAAGCCTGTTTTGACGGATTTTCTTTAA